The Phenylobacterium koreense genome window below encodes:
- the tgt gene encoding tRNA guanosine(34) transglycosylase Tgt, which produces MAAFPFEINAVDGAARTGVLRTPRGEIRTPAFMPVGTAATVKALTVDQVRAAGADIILGNTYHLMLRPTAERVARLGGLHRFMRWDRPILTDSGGFQVMSLSKIAKVTEEAVSFQSHIDGSRHVLTPERSIEIQADLLGSDIVMQLDECVSWPAEERRAAEAMRLSARWGKRSKAAFGERAGQALFGIQQGSTFEHLRRESAERLVETGFDGYALGGLAVGEGHEAMCEVLDYAPAMLPADRPRYLMGVGKPIDLVEAVARGVDMFDCVLPTRSGRHGQAWTWEGSINLKNARFAEDDTPLDETSDCPASSHYSKAYLHHLVKAEEILGQVLLSWHNIAHFQALTAAMRAAIAEGRFEQFRRDFKARQRTG; this is translated from the coding sequence GTGGCCGCGTTCCCCTTTGAGATCAACGCCGTGGACGGCGCGGCTCGGACCGGTGTCCTGCGCACGCCGCGCGGCGAGATCCGCACGCCCGCCTTCATGCCCGTCGGGACCGCGGCCACCGTCAAAGCGCTGACCGTGGACCAGGTGCGCGCCGCCGGCGCCGACATCATCCTCGGCAACACCTATCACCTGATGCTCCGTCCCACCGCCGAGCGCGTCGCACGCCTGGGCGGCCTGCATCGGTTCATGCGCTGGGATCGCCCGATCCTCACCGATTCCGGCGGCTTCCAGGTCATGTCGCTCTCGAAGATCGCCAAGGTCACCGAGGAGGCCGTGTCCTTCCAGAGCCACATCGACGGTTCCAGGCACGTCCTGACCCCGGAACGTTCCATCGAGATCCAGGCCGACCTGCTGGGCTCGGACATCGTCATGCAGCTCGACGAGTGCGTGTCCTGGCCGGCCGAGGAGCGCAGGGCCGCCGAGGCGATGCGGCTCTCGGCTCGCTGGGGCAAGCGCTCCAAGGCCGCCTTCGGCGAGCGCGCCGGCCAGGCGCTGTTCGGCATCCAGCAGGGTTCGACCTTCGAGCACCTGCGCCGCGAGTCGGCCGAGCGGCTCGTCGAGACCGGCTTCGACGGCTACGCCCTCGGCGGGCTGGCGGTTGGGGAGGGGCACGAGGCGATGTGCGAGGTCCTCGACTACGCCCCGGCCATGCTGCCCGCCGACCGGCCGCGCTATCTCATGGGCGTGGGTAAGCCCATCGATCTCGTGGAGGCGGTGGCCCGCGGCGTCGACATGTTCGATTGCGTGCTGCCGACCCGTTCCGGCCGCCACGGCCAGGCCTGGACCTGGGAAGGCTCGATCAACCTGAAGAACGCCCGCTTCGCCGAGGACGACACGCCCCTGGACGAAACCAGCGACTGCCCGGCGTCGTCACACTACTCGAAGGCCTACCTGCATCACCTTGTGAAGGCTGAGGAAATCCTCGGCCAGGTGCTGCTCTCCTGGCACAATATCGCCCATTTCCAGGCTCTGACGGCGGCGATGCGCGCGGCGATCGCCGAGGGCCGGTTCGAGCAGTTCCGTCGCGACTTCAAGGCCCGTCAGCGGACCGGATAG
- a CDS encoding tyrosine-type recombinase/integrase, with amino-acid sequence MPSIKLDLGRYVTVRPRLDGTARVLFEVPKRLRPSDWSAAIPLPVNGERRGDLTDAEEVARIQADAKRLLDRLRAARMGREAPAPARSMPELIRSWQSTQRFKDKKPKTQKGYIYHAGLIKAWSAANGHKPVDRIKLEAIEAFLAHYDDRPTTRRHLKIVMSMLLDRAIQLEWRTTNPLDTVKMGAPKSKVTIWEADDVAFYIKACKDQGQPSIAAMISTLWEIGQRVTDARLFRSGAEYVDGAFRFWQSKTDSWVTVRVSKRTRDLIAEVADPDSLYLFTDKATGKPWDEARLGHVFADIRSEAKGRHLVLRALRHSCVVQMARAGSDVPEIASVTGHAPGTAAQILAKYLPRDNALAAKAQKRRGIAAPKAGRTVRLA; translated from the coding sequence ATGCCTTCCATAAAGCTCGATCTCGGCCGGTACGTAACCGTGCGGCCCCGCCTGGACGGAACGGCGCGCGTGCTGTTCGAGGTCCCAAAGCGCCTGCGTCCCTCCGACTGGTCGGCGGCGATACCGCTCCCCGTCAACGGTGAGCGCCGGGGAGACCTGACGGACGCCGAAGAGGTCGCCCGCATTCAGGCCGACGCAAAGCGGCTGCTGGACCGGCTCAGGGCCGCCAGGATGGGCCGAGAGGCTCCCGCGCCGGCGCGGTCCATGCCAGAGCTCATCCGGTCCTGGCAGAGCACCCAGCGGTTCAAGGACAAGAAGCCGAAGACCCAGAAGGGCTACATCTACCACGCCGGCCTGATCAAGGCGTGGTCGGCCGCCAACGGCCACAAGCCGGTCGATCGCATCAAGCTCGAGGCGATCGAGGCGTTCCTGGCCCACTACGACGACCGGCCGACGACGAGGCGTCACCTCAAGATCGTCATGTCGATGCTGCTGGACCGGGCCATTCAGCTCGAATGGCGCACGACCAATCCGCTCGACACCGTGAAAATGGGAGCTCCCAAGTCCAAGGTGACCATCTGGGAAGCCGACGACGTGGCGTTCTACATCAAGGCCTGCAAGGATCAGGGCCAGCCCTCAATCGCCGCCATGATCTCGACGCTCTGGGAGATCGGCCAGCGGGTCACCGACGCCCGGCTCTTCCGATCCGGCGCCGAGTATGTCGATGGCGCCTTCCGCTTCTGGCAGTCGAAGACGGATTCCTGGGTGACCGTCCGCGTGAGCAAGCGGACGCGCGATTTGATCGCCGAAGTTGCCGATCCTGACAGCCTCTACCTCTTCACCGACAAGGCCACTGGCAAGCCTTGGGATGAGGCTCGCCTGGGCCACGTCTTCGCGGACATCCGCAGCGAGGCCAAGGGCCGCCACCTCGTCCTCCGGGCCCTGCGCCATAGCTGTGTCGTCCAGATGGCCCGGGCGGGCTCTGACGTGCCGGAAATCGCCTCGGTGACCGGCCACGCGCCGGGGACCGCCGCCCAGATCCTGGCGAAGTATCTGCCGCGCGACAACGCCCTGGCCGCGAAGGCCCAAAAACGCCGCGGAATTGCCGCGCCAAAGGCTGGTAGAACCGTCAGACTCGCGTGA
- a CDS encoding HNH endonuclease signature motif containing protein has translation MMRAPIAQKLAELREKIGRIPAHKTPVKKFTKAERKAVFDAYDGLCAGCDEPLLKGWEVDHIKERADGGTHDPSNLQPLCGPEQNGCHQGKTSAFNRGKAKPNRIAKRELNGPKPSTFRPGRKLQSPGFRTDIRKTMSGEIVRRKASA, from the coding sequence ATGATGCGCGCTCCCATCGCCCAAAAGCTGGCCGAGCTGCGCGAGAAGATCGGCCGCATCCCGGCGCACAAGACGCCGGTGAAGAAGTTCACCAAGGCCGAGCGCAAGGCGGTGTTCGACGCCTACGACGGCCTCTGCGCGGGCTGCGACGAGCCTCTGCTGAAGGGCTGGGAAGTCGACCACATCAAGGAGCGAGCAGACGGCGGCACGCATGATCCGTCCAACCTTCAGCCCTTGTGCGGACCCGAGCAGAACGGATGCCACCAGGGCAAAACCTCGGCCTTCAACCGCGGCAAGGCCAAGCCGAACCGCATCGCCAAGCGCGAACTGAACGGCCCCAAGCCCTCGACCTTCCGCCCCGGCCGCAAACTCCAGTCCCCCGGCTTTCGAACCGACATCCGCAAGACCATGAGCGGCGAGATCGTCCGCAGAAAGGCGAGCGCCTGA
- a CDS encoding NUMOD4 domain-containing protein produces MTPHPEQWRPVVGQEGKYEVSDLGRVRSLDRVIIRSDGRSYRATGRLLKLQTRDARYFSVTIGGRSIRVHELVAAAFLGPRPAGKQVLHSDDDGHHNYLDNLRYGAASENRSDACLNAVAEDCLVRKDGRLRPSDVAAIKALLPEMGSRALARAWGVSRGAIDGIRRGRNWRAIAALDVHFVPAQLDLLRRELVYGPIPPDDPDQFWNANRELTRRLESA; encoded by the coding sequence ATGACCCCGCACCCCGAACAATGGCGGCCGGTAGTCGGCCAAGAGGGCAAGTATGAGGTCAGCGACCTCGGCCGTGTCCGCAGCTTGGATCGCGTGATCATCAGATCCGATGGACGCTCCTACCGGGCAACGGGGCGGCTCCTGAAGCTGCAAACTCGCGATGCTCGCTATTTCTCCGTCACCATCGGAGGGCGGTCTATTCGGGTGCACGAGTTGGTTGCCGCCGCCTTCCTGGGCCCGCGACCCGCTGGGAAACAGGTCCTGCATAGTGACGACGACGGCCATCACAACTACCTCGACAATCTTAGGTATGGGGCGGCCAGCGAGAACCGCAGTGACGCTTGCCTGAATGCGGTCGCGGAAGATTGCCTTGTCCGCAAAGACGGCCGTCTCCGTCCGAGCGACGTGGCCGCGATTAAAGCGCTCCTACCGGAGATGGGCTCCCGGGCTCTCGCTCGAGCTTGGGGCGTGAGCAGGGGCGCCATCGACGGCATCAGGAGAGGGAGAAACTGGCGGGCTATCGCCGCTCTGGACGTCCATTTCGTGCCAGCGCAGCTCGACCTTCTGAGGCGAGAGCTCGTCTACGGGCCAATCCCGCCGGATGACCCCGACCAGTTTTGGAACGCCAACCGCGAGCTCACTCGCCGGCTGGAATCCGCATGA
- a CDS encoding PD-(D/E)XK nuclease-like domain-containing protein produces the protein MDVITWDGKPISKPGVYRGVGIEAYHGADLCAGPSISSSGLRTIFADSPMAYWIYSPLNPSRIEEPEKEAFILGRAAHHLVLGEEAFSRYFVKRPETLNGKAWNGNRTDCIEWLEMMADAGLTVLTPGQVESIQGMAGVLPWQKGLEDSGLANTAMVRAGALQGLIEHTIIARDEETGVYLKSRPDVIPTDSLIFNDFKTTLDVSDDKIRRTLEDRRYDMQADLASTCLEQAAGTRFEAFGFTFAAKKPPHATNVIELDPDDLQEAAQDNRVAVRLFARCLETGRWPGPAGRRGDAVTIRRSEWSRLRASDHRARLEQELAAA, from the coding sequence ATGGACGTGATCACCTGGGACGGCAAGCCCATCTCCAAGCCGGGCGTCTACCGCGGCGTCGGCATCGAGGCCTATCACGGCGCCGACCTCTGCGCTGGTCCGTCCATCAGCTCGTCAGGTCTGCGGACGATCTTCGCCGATAGCCCGATGGCCTATTGGATCTACAGCCCCCTGAACCCCAGCCGGATCGAGGAACCGGAGAAGGAGGCCTTCATCCTGGGTCGCGCGGCCCACCACCTCGTTCTCGGCGAAGAAGCATTCAGCCGGTATTTCGTGAAGCGCCCGGAGACGCTGAACGGCAAGGCCTGGAACGGCAACCGGACCGACTGCATCGAATGGCTGGAGATGATGGCCGATGCTGGCCTCACCGTCCTGACGCCCGGCCAGGTCGAGAGCATTCAAGGCATGGCGGGCGTGCTCCCCTGGCAGAAAGGACTTGAGGACAGCGGCCTAGCCAACACCGCCATGGTGCGGGCCGGCGCGCTCCAGGGCCTCATCGAACACACCATCATCGCGCGCGACGAGGAGACGGGCGTCTACCTCAAGTCTCGGCCCGACGTGATCCCGACCGACTCCCTGATCTTCAACGACTTCAAGACAACGCTGGACGTCTCCGACGATAAGATCCGCCGGACGCTCGAGGACCGTCGCTACGACATGCAGGCGGACCTCGCCTCGACCTGCCTGGAGCAGGCGGCGGGCACGCGGTTCGAGGCCTTCGGCTTCACCTTCGCAGCCAAGAAGCCGCCCCACGCCACCAACGTGATCGAACTCGACCCCGACGACCTGCAGGAGGCCGCGCAAGACAACCGCGTGGCTGTCCGCCTCTTCGCCCGCTGCCTGGAGACCGGCCGCTGGCCTGGACCTGCCGGCCGCCGCGGCGACGCCGTCACCATCCGGCGCTCCGAGTGGAGTCGCCTTCGCGCCTCAGACCATCGCGCCCGCCTTGAACAGGAGCTCGCCGCAGCATGA